Proteins from a genomic interval of Actinoalloteichus hymeniacidonis:
- a CDS encoding ester cyclase — MNVELTEIVQRHLTAWQDGDPAAVADSVATFSDPDTEEPLGGAALAAHAERVFAQFAGLKIEVEQQVPSPTVALVSWRLTADHRSAYLGMPATGGTVSVRGTDVFTVDETGVHVVRTFDRLAVAAALGFEARFTPQADGDRQFGVSSRTPVGRTARPGVLALTWLDVRDDAEAADVDLLSVEVVKSLRASKGFLGAATFDIGNRKFTMTAYDREESVRAVHARPHQRAMRRFFKSGLCTRALTSIWVPTAIREYARCPECDTVVTMHQAEDGIGVCDCGWSPEPEPLL, encoded by the coding sequence GTGAACGTGGAACTCACCGAGATCGTCCAGCGGCATCTGACGGCCTGGCAGGACGGCGACCCTGCCGCCGTCGCCGACTCGGTCGCCACCTTCAGCGACCCCGACACCGAGGAACCCCTCGGCGGTGCCGCGCTCGCCGCGCACGCCGAGCGAGTGTTCGCCCAGTTCGCCGGTCTGAAGATCGAGGTCGAACAGCAGGTTCCCTCGCCGACCGTCGCACTGGTGTCCTGGCGGCTGACCGCCGATCACCGATCCGCCTACCTCGGGATGCCCGCCACCGGCGGCACGGTGTCGGTCCGAGGCACCGATGTGTTCACCGTCGATGAGACCGGCGTGCACGTGGTGCGCACCTTCGACCGGCTCGCGGTGGCCGCCGCCCTGGGCTTCGAGGCCCGGTTCACCCCGCAGGCCGACGGCGACCGTCAGTTCGGGGTCAGCTCGCGAACGCCGGTCGGACGCACCGCGCGCCCCGGTGTGCTCGCCCTGACCTGGTTGGACGTCCGTGACGACGCCGAGGCCGCCGACGTCGATCTGCTCAGCGTCGAGGTCGTCAAGTCGCTGCGCGCCTCGAAGGGCTTCCTCGGGGCGGCCACCTTCGACATCGGCAATCGGAAATTCACCATGACGGCCTATGACCGCGAGGAGTCGGTGCGCGCCGTCCACGCGCGACCGCATCAGCGCGCGATGCGCCGATTCTTCAAGAGCGGGCTGTGCACCCGGGCGTTGACCAGCATCTGGGTGCCCACCGCGATTCGCGAGTACGCCCGCTGCCCGGAATGCGACACGGTCGTCACGATGCACCAGGCCGAGGACGGCATCGGCGTGTGCGACTGCGGCTGGTCCCCGGAGCCGGAACCCCTTCTCTGA
- a CDS encoding ACP S-malonyltransferase encodes MLAFLFPGQGTLRVGMGARLRARKVAAEVFAQADELLPTPISTLCSSGPTSALIATENAQPAVTVCNLAALAVLAEEGHQPDLVAGHSVGEISALHAAGVLDLAGTLRLVSTRARLMAECGGLGGMIAVRGLAVEKVSALVAEASTAEEPLVVGLENARDNVVVSGAKAAIERFTEAVGSAGQVRKVEVSDAFHSPLMQPAAQRWAEAVRAEPMSPPRIPVIPNVTAEPTTDLDVVRDALIAQLTQRVRWAETMDRIEGASCVEVGDSKTLTALLRGTPTKCVSMVDPSVARKIVRDGAA; translated from the coding sequence ATGCTCGCGTTTCTCTTTCCCGGTCAGGGCACGCTGCGCGTCGGCATGGGTGCCCGGCTGCGGGCCAGGAAGGTCGCGGCCGAGGTGTTCGCCCAGGCCGACGAGCTGCTGCCCACACCGATCTCCACGCTCTGCTCCTCCGGTCCGACCAGTGCGCTGATCGCCACCGAGAACGCCCAACCCGCCGTGACCGTCTGCAATCTGGCGGCCCTGGCGGTGCTGGCGGAGGAGGGCCACCAGCCTGATCTGGTGGCCGGGCACAGCGTCGGCGAGATCAGCGCGCTGCACGCGGCCGGGGTGTTGGACCTGGCAGGCACGCTGCGGTTGGTCTCCACCCGGGCCCGGCTGATGGCCGAATGCGGTGGTCTCGGCGGGATGATCGCCGTGCGAGGTCTGGCCGTGGAGAAGGTGTCGGCCTTGGTCGCCGAGGCCTCGACCGCCGAGGAACCGTTGGTCGTCGGCTTGGAGAACGCCAGGGACAACGTGGTCGTCTCCGGTGCCAAGGCGGCGATCGAACGTTTCACCGAGGCGGTCGGCAGCGCGGGGCAGGTGCGCAAGGTCGAGGTCAGCGACGCCTTCCACTCGCCGCTGATGCAACCGGCGGCGCAGCGGTGGGCCGAGGCGGTGCGCGCGGAACCGATGAGTCCGCCGCGCATCCCGGTGATCCCCAACGTCACGGCCGAACCGACCACCGACCTGGACGTGGTGCGCGACGCCCTGATCGCGCAGCTCACCCAGCGGGTCCGTTGGGCGGAGACGATGGACCGCATCGAGGGCGCCAGCTGCGTCGAGGTCGGCGACAGCAAGACGCTGACCGCGTTGCTGCGCGGCACCCCCACCAAATGCGTCAGCATGGTCGACCCCTCGGTGGCCCGCAAGATCGTTCGAGACGGGGCGGCGTGA
- a CDS encoding alpha/beta fold hydrolase: protein MINKKLHVNGVDIALVDEGEGDPVLLLHGFPDSHHLWRNQIPALVDAGYRVIAPDLRGFGESSKPQEIEAYSLRTIINDLVALTQALDIQKAHVVGHDWGAAVAWMYAFLMPRRVDHLAVLSVGHPATSISPSLEQREKSWYMLYYQFPGISEQLLRRNGWRLFKQIIGGEGDHARYLRELAKPGALTAGLNWYRANRSPAAELEPQGNFPPVLAPTLGIWSSGDKALTEEGMAESGRHVKGPWRYERIEDASHWIPLDAPEKVNELILGFLGTQEPAGATRRRRRL, encoded by the coding sequence GTGATCAACAAGAAGCTGCACGTCAACGGCGTCGACATCGCGCTGGTCGACGAGGGCGAGGGCGACCCGGTGCTGTTGCTGCACGGGTTCCCCGACTCGCATCACCTGTGGCGGAACCAGATTCCGGCGCTGGTCGACGCGGGCTACCGGGTCATCGCGCCCGACCTGCGCGGGTTCGGCGAGTCGAGCAAGCCGCAGGAGATCGAGGCCTACAGCCTGCGCACCATCATCAACGACCTCGTCGCCCTGACCCAGGCCCTGGACATCCAGAAGGCCCACGTCGTCGGCCACGACTGGGGTGCCGCCGTGGCCTGGATGTACGCCTTCCTGATGCCGCGTCGGGTCGACCACCTCGCCGTGCTCTCGGTCGGCCACCCGGCGACCTCGATCTCTCCGTCGCTGGAACAGCGGGAGAAGTCCTGGTACATGCTCTACTACCAGTTCCCCGGCATCAGCGAGCAGTTGTTGCGCCGCAACGGGTGGCGGCTGTTCAAGCAGATCATCGGCGGCGAGGGCGACCACGCCCGCTACCTGCGTGAGCTGGCCAAGCCGGGCGCGTTGACCGCGGGCCTGAACTGGTACCGCGCCAACCGTTCGCCCGCCGCCGAATTGGAGCCGCAGGGCAACTTCCCGCCCGTGCTGGCGCCGACGCTGGGCATCTGGTCCAGCGGGGACAAGGCTCTGACCGAGGAGGGCATGGCCGAGTCCGGCAGGCACGTCAAGGGCCCGTGGCGTTACGAGCGCATCGAGGACGCGAGCCACTGGATTCCGTTGGACGCGCCCGAGAAGGTCAACGAACTGATCCTCGGTTTCCTCGGCACCCAGGAGCCCGCCGGGGCCACGCGGCGTCGTCGGCGGTTGTGA
- a CDS encoding NAD(P)/FAD-dependent oxidoreductase: protein MTHDDVDVVVIGGGIAGSSSASNLASHGLKVLMLEKQKAYTDLVRGEWLAPWGIRETQLLGVDDAFAAGGAWEIREWVQWDEVVHPDDAMAVDMTRFLPEVGGPQSFPHWKVCEAVTEQAVSLGAEVVMGASKIEVTAGPEPTVRYRTAEGEHEVKARMVLGASGRACAVGRQIGVSTTTEVHHWGAGMLVEGLDDWPVDVQAMGTEGDVMFMVFPQGYGRARLYLNFATGDQEKYRGADRVERFLSAYDLAALPDGGKAVQAAKQAGPLVVWPSVVSITDQKPVVDGVVLIGDEAGTSDTILGTGLSTSLRDARMVCEVLTGGDDWSPEAFEPFIKERNARMDRLHYGAKIMTKLQVEFGPHAVERRRRARRLMTENDAFQVTGLLNMVGPENVPEFGFSEFFVERLLKETV from the coding sequence GTGACCCACGACGACGTCGACGTGGTCGTGATCGGCGGCGGTATCGCCGGATCGTCCTCGGCGAGCAACCTGGCCTCGCACGGTCTGAAGGTCCTGATGCTGGAGAAGCAGAAGGCCTACACCGACCTGGTGCGCGGCGAATGGCTCGCACCATGGGGAATCCGCGAGACCCAGCTTCTCGGGGTCGACGACGCCTTCGCGGCGGGCGGCGCCTGGGAGATCCGTGAATGGGTGCAGTGGGACGAGGTCGTGCACCCCGACGACGCGATGGCCGTGGACATGACCCGGTTCCTGCCCGAGGTGGGCGGCCCGCAGTCCTTCCCGCACTGGAAGGTCTGCGAGGCCGTGACGGAGCAGGCCGTGAGTCTGGGCGCCGAGGTGGTGATGGGCGCGTCCAAGATCGAGGTTACGGCGGGCCCCGAACCCACGGTGCGCTACCGGACCGCCGAGGGCGAGCACGAGGTCAAGGCCCGCATGGTGCTCGGCGCCAGCGGCCGGGCCTGCGCGGTCGGCAGGCAGATCGGCGTCAGCACCACCACCGAGGTGCACCACTGGGGCGCCGGGATGCTCGTCGAGGGCCTGGACGACTGGCCGGTGGACGTGCAGGCGATGGGCACCGAGGGCGACGTCATGTTCATGGTGTTCCCCCAGGGATACGGCCGCGCCCGGCTGTATTTGAACTTCGCGACCGGCGACCAGGAGAAGTATCGGGGCGCCGACCGGGTCGAGCGGTTCCTGTCCGCCTACGACCTCGCCGCGCTGCCCGACGGCGGCAAGGCGGTCCAGGCGGCCAAGCAGGCCGGTCCGCTGGTGGTGTGGCCGTCGGTGGTCAGCATCACCGACCAGAAGCCGGTGGTCGACGGCGTGGTGCTCATCGGCGACGAGGCGGGCACCAGCGACACCATCCTCGGCACCGGACTCTCCACGAGCCTGCGGGACGCGCGGATGGTGTGCGAGGTGTTGACCGGCGGCGACGACTGGTCGCCCGAGGCGTTCGAGCCGTTCATCAAGGAGCGCAACGCGCGGATGGACCGGCTGCACTACGGCGCCAAGATCATGACGAAGCTGCAGGTGGAATTCGGTCCGCACGCCGTGGAACGGCGCAGGCGGGCCCGCAGGCTGATGACCGAGAACGACGCCTTCCAGGTCACCGGGCTACTGAACATGGTGGGCCCGGAGAACGTGCCGGAGTTCGGATTCAGCGAGTTCTTCGTCGAGCGGCTGCTGAAGGAGACGGTGTGA
- a CDS encoding nitroreductase family protein has translation MSSAAPFDLAETDRLLSTTRSVRRRLDLETPVPRELIEESLRLAVQAPTADNAQNWRWLVITDPEMKESLAGLFRRAWKFHKAEISTKSGRRRNSPQARKNEESAAALPEAIAKVPALILPCVVGKPPDSATIDSEWERLNAHKPADDPAHQVRMGQLRASTFYGSIFPAIWSLQLALRSRGLGSTITCMHLPFARQAAELLGIPSGVTQICMVPVAYTLGTNFRPAQRVDAGQRTFWEGWGK, from the coding sequence GTGAGTTCGGCTGCTCCGTTCGACCTCGCCGAGACCGACCGACTGCTGAGCACCACCCGGTCGGTCCGGCGCAGGCTCGACCTGGAGACCCCGGTGCCCCGGGAGTTGATCGAGGAATCGCTCCGGCTGGCCGTGCAGGCGCCGACCGCCGACAACGCGCAGAACTGGCGTTGGCTGGTGATCACCGATCCGGAGATGAAGGAGTCGCTCGCCGGATTGTTCCGACGGGCCTGGAAGTTCCACAAGGCGGAGATCTCCACCAAGTCCGGCAGGCGACGCAATTCGCCGCAGGCCCGCAAGAACGAGGAATCCGCGGCGGCGCTCCCGGAGGCCATCGCGAAGGTGCCCGCGCTGATCCTGCCCTGTGTGGTGGGCAAACCACCGGACTCGGCCACCATCGACTCCGAGTGGGAACGCCTCAACGCGCACAAGCCCGCCGACGACCCGGCCCACCAGGTCCGGATGGGGCAACTGCGGGCCAGCACCTTCTACGGCTCGATCTTCCCGGCGATCTGGTCTCTGCAACTCGCCCTACGCAGCAGGGGACTCGGCAGCACGATCACCTGCATGCACCTGCCGTTCGCTCGGCAGGCGGCGGAGTTGCTCGGTATCCCGTCCGGGGTGACGCAGATCTGCATGGTGCCCGTCGCGTACACGCTCGGCACGAATTTTCGACCGGCCCAGCGCGTCGACGCAGGGCAGCGCACCTTCTGGGAGGGGTGGGGAAAGTGA
- a CDS encoding beta-ketoacyl-[acyl-carrier-protein] synthase family protein yields the protein MALRPVVITGLGVICAIGRDPVEFWARLTSGESGITPISDGAYAAFDARFAGQVPTEWITDQLPEGDADLDRTAQLALVAARQAVQGAGLETDVASDRFGIVLGKCQATPDAEGRYQPMHRTGDVVAGKLGALGPRILVSTACAAGGNAVGLARDKILTGEADVVLAGGVDPLLFGTYAGFAGLQALSNNPCRPYSTSDGLNLGEGAAFLVVEPLDRVLARGGTPLAEVAGYGLSADAYHATAPDPTGRGGVSAMRRAFADAGMTADDVSYVSGHGTGTPANDSMEIKVMRTVFGERAGAVPTSSIKSFLGHTLGAAGAVEAVASVLALQNSTAPPTIGFDEPAEQAAPADNAESGPIPLDFVPNAARSFPIDTVVSNNYAFGGNNVSLVLTTPRGEREYEELPKKSVVISGIGPVSGLGIGVADLAEAIANGRQAPGEVPSLTGRTFAPRSLWRHMNDLSRLAIAASRLAWEDAALKLPRAAMEDIGVMFATAQGSVESTGGFDESVAANPNKPSVLSFSNVVLNATGGAVCQTLGLRGPTTTICNGGASASIALDCAVETIRAGKAEVVLVVAADETDRPAPDAPGTTPYGQDHAAPIPGSGAVAFVVESAEHCQARGGTAYAEILETRHAAGDGAESDTEMIKRSLDGLATGEVGLVVGAGVGGSADADEAAVLFDAVPGGLLTSPIGHTGDCQSASGAMNLAVAAMAVRDGVAPALTELTSPRFGAVDRYVTKPEMVGTVTSALALTAAPGSVRGTILLGKP from the coding sequence ATGGCGCTGCGACCAGTCGTCATCACCGGACTCGGTGTCATTTGTGCCATCGGCCGTGATCCGGTCGAATTCTGGGCGCGGCTGACCTCCGGGGAGAGCGGCATCACGCCGATCTCCGATGGGGCCTACGCCGCTTTCGACGCCCGGTTCGCCGGGCAGGTCCCCACCGAGTGGATCACCGATCAACTCCCGGAGGGCGATGCCGACCTCGATCGGACCGCTCAACTGGCCCTGGTCGCCGCGCGGCAGGCCGTCCAGGGCGCAGGCCTGGAAACCGACGTCGCGTCGGACCGCTTCGGCATCGTCCTCGGCAAGTGTCAGGCCACGCCTGACGCCGAGGGCCGATACCAGCCGATGCACCGCACCGGCGACGTCGTCGCGGGCAAGCTCGGCGCGCTGGGCCCCCGCATCCTCGTGTCGACCGCCTGCGCGGCGGGCGGCAACGCGGTCGGGCTGGCCAGGGACAAGATCCTCACCGGCGAGGCCGACGTCGTGCTCGCGGGCGGCGTCGACCCGCTGTTGTTCGGCACCTACGCCGGATTCGCGGGCTTGCAGGCGCTGAGCAACAACCCGTGCAGGCCCTACAGCACCTCGGACGGCCTGAACCTCGGTGAGGGCGCCGCGTTCCTGGTGGTGGAGCCGCTGGATCGGGTGTTGGCCCGGGGCGGCACGCCGTTGGCGGAGGTCGCGGGCTACGGGCTCTCGGCCGACGCCTACCACGCGACCGCGCCGGACCCCACCGGTCGCGGCGGGGTCAGCGCGATGCGGCGGGCCTTCGCCGATGCGGGCATGACCGCCGACGACGTCAGCTACGTGTCGGGTCACGGCACCGGTACGCCCGCCAATGACTCGATGGAGATCAAGGTCATGCGGACCGTCTTCGGCGAGCGCGCCGGTGCGGTCCCGACCAGCAGCATCAAATCCTTCCTGGGGCATACGCTCGGCGCGGCGGGTGCCGTGGAGGCGGTGGCCAGCGTGCTGGCGTTGCAGAACAGCACGGCGCCGCCCACCATCGGCTTCGACGAGCCCGCCGAGCAGGCCGCGCCCGCCGACAACGCGGAATCGGGTCCGATTCCGCTGGACTTCGTGCCCAACGCCGCGCGGTCCTTCCCGATCGACACGGTGGTGTCCAACAACTACGCCTTCGGCGGCAACAACGTCTCGCTCGTGCTCACCACCCCGCGTGGCGAGCGGGAGTACGAGGAGCTGCCGAAGAAGTCGGTCGTCATCAGCGGTATCGGCCCGGTCAGCGGGCTGGGCATCGGCGTCGCGGATCTCGCCGAGGCCATCGCCAACGGGCGGCAGGCCCCCGGCGAGGTTCCCTCGCTGACCGGCCGCACCTTCGCCCCGCGTTCGCTGTGGCGGCACATGAACGACCTGTCGCGGCTTGCCATCGCCGCCTCCCGGCTGGCCTGGGAGGACGCGGCGCTGAAGTTGCCGAGGGCGGCCATGGAGGACATCGGCGTGATGTTCGCGACCGCCCAGGGCTCGGTGGAGAGCACCGGCGGTTTCGACGAGAGCGTCGCGGCGAACCCGAACAAGCCCTCGGTGTTGAGCTTCTCCAACGTGGTGCTCAACGCCACCGGCGGCGCGGTCTGCCAGACCCTGGGCCTGCGCGGGCCGACCACCACGATCTGTAACGGCGGCGCCTCGGCGTCGATCGCCCTGGACTGCGCGGTCGAGACGATCCGCGCCGGTAAGGCCGAGGTCGTGCTGGTGGTGGCCGCCGACGAGACCGACCGGCCCGCGCCCGACGCCCCCGGCACCACCCCATACGGCCAGGACCACGCGGCGCCGATTCCCGGTTCCGGCGCGGTGGCCTTCGTGGTGGAGTCCGCCGAACACTGTCAGGCTCGCGGCGGCACGGCCTACGCGGAGATCCTCGAAACCCGGCACGCCGCAGGCGATGGCGCCGAGAGCGACACCGAGATGATCAAGCGCAGTCTCGACGGACTGGCCACCGGCGAGGTCGGCCTGGTCGTCGGGGCCGGTGTCGGTGGCAGCGCCGACGCCGACGAGGCCGCCGTGCTGTTCGACGCGGTGCCCGGCGGGCTGCTCACCAGCCCGATCGGTCACACCGGCGACTGCCAGTCGGCCTCCGGCGCGATGAACCTCGCGGTGGCCGCCATGGCCGTCCGCGACGGAGTCGCACCCGCACTGACCGAACTGACCAGCCCCCGGTTCGGTGCCGTGGACCGTTATGTCACCAAGCCCGAGATGGTCGGCACGGTGACCTCGGCCCTGGCGCTCACCGCCGCACCGGGATCGGTTCGGGGCACCATCCTGCTGGGGAAGCCGTGA
- a CDS encoding glycine cleavage T C-terminal barrel domain-containing protein, whose product MESALTPVHPEGTVYGQVLEASVPLRYSTTEAEYEAIRGRAAVLDLGGSRLIQVRGSASGDFLQRVLARDVEYLTSERSTTSLILDDAGAIVDSVVVWGREDGAILESSCGAGTRLLEYLASQNSDEVEIVDRSDELTVIAVEGPYSWGVIGRLIDSELAALPLDSVVDTQWDGSDILFGRTGSSGEYGYKVIAAHEVAKKLWTQACEHAVPAGQEVLELAMLEVRQPVVRHEAPEGTGVLEVGAGWLVDITKESFVGRDAVLAAFAEQSGPRTIGFRGGEAVPAKGTRVSAGGQDIGEVVHAVYSVGLGAALGLARVDSDLAAAGLNLTAGDADIETLTSPYVSPKSWSIPIV is encoded by the coding sequence ATGGAATCCGCACTCACCCCGGTTCATCCTGAGGGAACCGTCTACGGCCAGGTGCTGGAGGCCTCCGTCCCGCTGCGCTACTCCACCACCGAGGCCGAGTACGAGGCGATCCGTGGCCGCGCCGCCGTGCTGGACCTCGGTGGTTCGCGGCTCATCCAGGTGCGTGGCTCCGCCTCGGGCGACTTCCTGCAGCGCGTGCTGGCCCGCGACGTCGAGTACCTGACCTCGGAGCGCTCCACCACCAGCCTGATCCTCGACGACGCCGGTGCGATCGTCGACTCGGTCGTGGTGTGGGGCCGCGAGGACGGCGCCATCCTGGAGAGCTCCTGCGGCGCGGGCACCCGGCTGCTGGAGTACCTGGCCTCGCAGAACTCCGATGAGGTCGAGATCGTCGACCGCTCCGACGAGCTGACCGTCATCGCCGTCGAGGGCCCGTACTCCTGGGGCGTCATCGGCAGGCTGATCGACAGCGAACTCGCCGCCCTGCCGCTGGACAGCGTCGTCGACACCCAGTGGGACGGCTCCGACATCCTGTTCGGCCGCACCGGTTCCAGCGGCGAGTACGGCTACAAGGTGATCGCCGCGCACGAGGTCGCCAAGAAGCTGTGGACCCAGGCCTGCGAGCACGCCGTGCCCGCCGGTCAGGAGGTGCTGGAGCTGGCGATGCTGGAGGTCCGCCAGCCGGTGGTCCGCCACGAGGCGCCCGAGGGCACCGGTGTCCTGGAGGTCGGCGCGGGCTGGCTGGTGGACATCACCAAGGAGTCCTTCGTCGGACGGGACGCGGTACTCGCGGCCTTCGCCGAGCAGAGCGGCCCCCGCACCATCGGTTTCCGTGGCGGCGAGGCCGTTCCGGCCAAGGGCACCCGCGTGTCGGCGGGCGGACAGGACATCGGCGAGGTCGTGCACGCCGTGTACAGCGTCGGCCTCGGTGCCGCGCTGGGGCTGGCCAGGGTCGACTCCGACCTCGCGGCCGCCGGGCTGAACCTCACGGCTGGCGACGCGGACATCGAGACGCTGACCAGCCCGTATGTCTCGCCCAAGAGCTGGAGCATCCCGATCGTCTGA
- the fabZ gene encoding 3-hydroxyacyl-ACP dehydratase FabZ — translation MTSTDATPGVTPEASTEAAPEKPKTLTNLSNDDIKELIPHRWPMLLLDRIEKVEPGVEGVAIKNVAGTEFWFQGHFPDEAILPGIVVIEAMAQLAGVVFSLAGAGKISYLTGVRSMRFKKRIVPGDRIVLSAVRTAGARGVGEYRVVARTDDQVAAEGVITITDPGANNTLRKV, via the coding sequence ATGACCAGTACCGACGCGACTCCGGGCGTGACCCCGGAAGCGAGCACCGAAGCGGCGCCCGAGAAGCCCAAGACGCTGACCAATCTCAGCAACGACGACATCAAGGAACTGATCCCGCATCGCTGGCCGATGCTGCTGCTGGATCGGATCGAGAAGGTCGAGCCCGGCGTCGAGGGCGTGGCGATCAAGAACGTCGCGGGAACCGAGTTCTGGTTCCAGGGACATTTTCCGGACGAGGCCATCCTGCCCGGCATCGTCGTCATCGAGGCGATGGCCCAGCTCGCAGGCGTGGTCTTCTCGCTGGCAGGCGCCGGGAAGATCAGTTACCTCACCGGAGTCCGGTCGATGCGCTTCAAGAAGCGGATCGTGCCGGGCGACCGGATCGTGCTCTCCGCCGTGCGGACCGCAGGCGCACGCGGCGTCGGCGAATACCGCGTCGTGGCCCGGACGGACGACCAGGTCGCCGCCGAGGGCGTCATCACGATCACCGATCCCGGTGCGAACAACACGTTGAGAAAGGTGTGA
- a CDS encoding acyl carrier protein, which yields MTIDELRARADVRKQTCAQIKKMIVSRLDLPIEPEWISDDQPLFGRGLELDSLDVLELYVAIEAEFGVALYDSDMSVFGSVSRLADSVNPALRTAPAAVA from the coding sequence ATGACCATCGACGAGTTGCGGGCGCGTGCAGACGTGCGGAAGCAGACCTGTGCCCAGATCAAGAAGATGATCGTGTCGCGGCTGGACCTGCCGATCGAGCCCGAGTGGATCAGCGACGACCAGCCGCTGTTCGGTCGGGGCCTCGAACTGGACAGCCTGGACGTGCTGGAGCTCTACGTCGCCATCGAGGCCGAGTTCGGCGTGGCCCTCTACGACAGCGACATGTCGGTGTTCGGCTCGGTCTCGCGGCTCGCCGACTCCGTGAACCCAGCGCTGCGGACGGCACCGGCAGCCGTGGCATGA
- a CDS encoding 3-oxoacyl-ACP reductase family protein — translation MLFPEGSVALVTGGSRGIGRAAALDLAREGAHVLVNYARSESDAKEAVAEIEEAGGKATAICADVTDEAAVREMFQTVRSEYGRLDVLVTSAGITRDRHLVAMSLAQFREPMDVNVTGTFLVCREGLRIMQHQRSGAIVTLSSSSGLDGGFPGQTNYVASKGAIISFTKALAYEAAPHGVRANVVAPGFVATDMTRALSGPIRKQYESRIRLGRMGRPDEIARLVSFLASENASYVTGAVLVANGGGLG, via the coding sequence ATGCTTTTCCCCGAAGGCTCGGTAGCCCTGGTGACCGGTGGTTCCCGCGGGATCGGCCGCGCCGCCGCACTCGACCTGGCAAGAGAGGGCGCCCACGTCCTGGTGAACTACGCCCGGTCCGAGAGCGACGCGAAGGAAGCCGTCGCCGAGATCGAGGAGGCGGGCGGCAAGGCCACCGCGATCTGCGCCGACGTGACCGACGAGGCCGCGGTCCGGGAGATGTTCCAGACCGTCCGCTCGGAGTACGGCAGGCTGGACGTCTTGGTGACCAGCGCCGGGATCACCCGCGACCGGCACCTGGTCGCGATGAGCCTCGCGCAGTTCCGCGAACCGATGGACGTCAACGTCACCGGCACCTTCCTGGTGTGCCGCGAGGGGCTGCGGATCATGCAGCACCAGCGCAGCGGCGCGATCGTGACGCTGTCCTCCTCCAGCGGCCTGGACGGCGGGTTCCCCGGACAGACGAACTATGTGGCGTCGAAGGGGGCGATCATCTCCTTCACCAAGGCCCTGGCCTACGAGGCCGCCCCGCACGGTGTGCGGGCCAATGTGGTCGCGCCCGGTTTCGTCGCCACCGATATGACCCGTGCGCTCTCCGGACCCATCCGGAAGCAGTACGAATCCCGAATCCGACTCGGCCGGATGGGACGTCCGGACGAGATCGCTCGACTCGTCAGCTTCCTGGCCTCCGAGAACGCCTCTTACGTCACCGGGGCGGTGCTCGTCGCCAACGGCGGCGGGCTCGGCTGA